The sequence CTTTTGTTATATTTTACTACCCATTATATCTTTAAAATTGATTTTTTTAAATAGCACAAAAAAGCCCACCATCTAAATTAATAGATGATGGGCTCTTTTAACACTATCAAAGTTAATTAAAAATCAAGGTAATTTACAATGTTGTCCACGTCAATGAACAACATTAAGATAACGCATATTATTATATTTGTCTAGTCTTTACTATTCAAATCTTGAGCCAGAAGTATACTCGAATGGAATAAATTGATCAGTAGCAATTTTTGCCATTGGAATCCCGTTAATAACCCTTAATCCAGCGGTTTTAAAGGATTTACCAGTGCTGACAGACGCATTCTGTACACGCTTTCCATTCTTATTGAAGACCGGTGCCGGTGAATCATCAATATATTTAACTATGATTAAATCTTTAAATGTCGTTTTTGATAGCGGAACAAAGATATCCGTAGCAATTTGATAATGAGGTTCATTATTTATCAATCTAATATCTGAACTCTTCCAAGTTGATCCTGCCTCATACGTTTCAGGTCGTTCAATTCCTAACCTATCCACTGGATGGGTTTGTTCCGTCAGCTTGATAACATTTTCTACTTTTGGTTTTTCAGGTTCAATTGTAGGTTGCGTGGTTGCTTCAGTTTTAGCTGGTTGCTTATCAAAGATTCCCCAGTCATAACTCATATCTTGAGAACCGCCTCCCCAGCTTGATGTGTACTGCCAAGCGACAATGTTACCTCTTGCTCCACAATCCCTTGACCCATAACTAGCTACCCAAGTCGGGTGCTTATTAGCATTTAAGATACCTTGGTTGAACCAACTAGCCATACTATATTGGAATACATTTGTATAACCTTGTGTTTCAAGGTAATTAATGAAAGTATCAACATAGCTCGCTACTGCCGACGTATTTAATGATGGATCCTCAACATCAACGCAAAGCGGTGTATCTTTTCCAAAACCTAAATTAACAACTGACTGTTCAAAGAATTTTGCTTCATTGATTGCATCAGTAACACTAATCGCTAGAAAATAATGGTAAAATCCAACATTCATACCAGCTTTAATCGCATTCCTAGTTTGAGTCAACGCCTTAGGGCTTAAATAGTTAGATCCATTAGCGCTTCCTTGAGTAGTTTTGATCAAAACGCTTTGAACACCAGAATTTACAAAATTTTGGAAGAATGCTAAATCATCTCTTTGATAGCTCGAAATGTCTGCAAAATATTTAGTCATGCTAGTTCCTCCTTAAATTTGTTGAATTTGAATAAGTTGGTGTTTGTACTTCTGTGGGAGTATTACTATTCGTATTACCCTTTGATGTGTCAGTAATTAAACCAAGAGAACCACCAATTAATAAGATAGTATTTACTATTCCCATAATTTGATTGATTTGATCAGAAGTGATTTCCCAACCAAACAAATGACCAATTTGCTGGCCAAATACTAATATTAAAGAAATTAACGATACCCACCACGCTTTTGAATGGACATCTAATGTTAATTTATTCTTCATCATTAACCTTCCTCTTTTCTATTAAATAAAGTTTTAATTTCCTCATTGTCTTTAGTCAATTTCAATTCGTGCTCCTCTAGCTTTTTATCAAGCTTTTCAAAATGCTCTTTAAATTCTCTATGTTCTTCTTTTGAAGAATTTTTAAAATCTTGAACCGTATTTGCCAAATTATTAATTGAATCTTGAAGGGGCCTAGTTATGAAATGATTGACTAGCCAAATAAACCACCCACCAAAACCAGTTATCAAAAGGAAAATACTTCCAAGTTCCGAAAGTGAGTAGCCTAAGAATGCATGTGGTGGCATATTTTGCCTTCTTTCCTTGAATGCAAAAAAAGAGTAGCCGTTAGGCTACTCTTTCTTTATCACTCTTATAATCTTCGCCAGTAATTTCTTTATATTGTTTGTCATCGATATTACCGATAACTACGAAATCTCCGACATCTTTATTTTGATATCCACCAATTGAATACATAAATTTAATAAAATCAAACATTATTTAGTACCTCCGTCATCTGTATTTGAACTTGGCTGTGGAGTAGCTAACAAAGGAGCAACTAATTTTCCAAACTGTGCCAATCCTGCTACCGCATTATCTGCTTTTTTATCCGCACCTTGTGCTGCTGCCAAAGCGGTTCCTACATTTTTTCCTAATAATGCATCAGCTTGTGTTTTCTCTTCGTCTGGCGTCATACCAGTTGAAATATGGACTAACAATCCATCAGATTCTCTAACTGTCCACTTATACATTTCATCGATTGAAAAGGCTGGATCACTATCCACTAGTATCCAACCATCAATTTTAGATTGTTTTTCTGCTCCTGATTCTGGGGAACCGTAAATTCCTGTAATGTTTCTATCATCATCTAATTGAACTGCTATTTTCATTATTTACCTCCTATTTTCTATAAGGTGTAATACTTTGAATGTCTAAAAAGGCATTATAATAGTGACTTCCAAAACTAATTTGAAAAACAAATTGAACAGTAATTTTATTTTTTTCTATTAAAACATATGCTTGGCTTGGAGCATGCAATGTATAAGTACCATCAGATTTCCAAGTTCCAGAAGAATGTATTTCTGCTGGAACGCTTTTATTATCCGTAATAGTGTTATGAGACTGAAATGGAATTTTGTTTCCAACGATTAATTTTTCTTTAGGAATAACATAATTTGCTAAAATTCCAATATCATCATTAGAAATTCTATTTCCATGTTCTTGATTGTTATACAAAGTATATGCATACTTTTTTAAATTGATTAAAAGGCCATCGGAGACATTCTCATAATAATCAGAGGTACCATCTAAAGTAAGAATATTGGCTTTATCTGTTCGTGTACTTCCTGAAAATAATTTAATAGACTCTGGTAATTGTGCCACGGCCTTTTGAGTTGAAAATGTAGCTACAATTTCAACTACAAATGAATAGTTAGCACCAGTGGCACCTGCACTAATCCCATCGTTAACATATCCTTCTTCATGACTAATAGTCATTGTTCTATCAGAATTATATTTCAAATGAATCATAGCAGGCTTAGTATTATCTCCCTTCAATCCTTCACCAATTCCATTAATAGGAACATCTAATTCTTGACCAGATGCTATATCAGATTGAGAAATATAGATTGGATATGGGCTTGTTGTTGTAAAATATCCATCTTTAGTTGCATTACTTGGGTCGTAATTCAATTCAAGATTTGATACCGCACCTTTAGTTCCTGATGTCATCACAGTCTTTTGAATATGTCCAATGATGGTCAGTCCTGAATATTGGCCAAATGGATTTGACCCAGGGTCATCCTTGAAAGTAACTGTTAAATCTTTAGTTGGATCATCAGTTCCTGACCATTCCAAATTACGCTCAGTAATTTCACCATCAGCAAGGCTTCCTGCATAATAGTCAGCACCAGCGCTAGGATTATCCGGATTAGGATTATCTCCACCACCAGTACCAGAACCACTAGCAACGATATCTCTTAAATCGAGATAATTAGCATTTCCATCAGGTTTAATGATTTTATCATTACCATCTTTATCCTTTAAAATTGCTCCCATCGCAGAACCAGCAGCAATACGAGCAACTTTAGTTAAAGCGTTTTCTGCCATTTTTTAAATTCCTCCTTTTAAGCAGTCGTAGTATCAAGTGCAGATTGAAGCGTATCGATTTTAGTTGATACCGCTGAATCGGTAATTTTGTCTGTAGTATCAATCTTGTCAATTTCAGTTTTCACTAAAGATTGAGCACCTGTAACACTCATCAAATAAGCAGATGAATTAATAAAGTTGTCCGTTTTGTCGATTGGCAATTTAACAATTTTGCCAGAATCATCCGTCATCTTGATACCAATCGGCAAGCTGGTTACCAACTTGGCAACTCTGTCTAAGTCACTCATTAACCTTCACTACTCCCTTCCAAAATTCCTGTTAAGATGTCCACTTTGGAAGAAATGTCCTTATCAAGAATTACATCGTTAATATTTACATCGATTTCACCAGTATTGATACCAAGTTGAACAGCTGTATTTAATCCGGCTTTAGTAATTAGGCCATTATCACTGATTTTCTTTTCTAGCGCATCCATGCGAGCTTGACCTGTATCAATGTCGGTGTTCAAAGTATTTAGCTTAGCTTTACTTTCACTAATATATCCATCAACTTTATCAGTGCCAGCTTTTAATGTCGCATCTACTTTGTCGATTTCATTTTGAACATGCTCATCTAATTGCTTAATTTCTGAGGCAAAAATGGCAGCATATGCATTCAATAAATAATTAATTTGATGATCTGCTGATGTTTCCATTTCTTTGATATGGCCCAGGAGTCTTACATACTCTGAGGCGTAAAATTCTTGGACAACTGGCAATGCAACATCGTTAGCAATTACTTTAATTGAGAAATCTAGAGTAGTTAGAATCTTTGTTCTATCAGCATTCTCAATAACAAAATGAGCATTTTTAAAATACCCAGCCGATTGAGAAATAACAGCACTTGGAGTCCAATCGATGTAGCCTAAATTTGCCTGTGTTACGTTGAATCCCTCATCGTCGTAGATAATGTTGCCATCACCATCACGACCCTCGAATCGAATCAGATAGCCATCCATTGGAACATTACCGTTGATATCTTTAAACGTGATTGGAACATGTAACATTCCAGATTGTCCCTGTCGGATTGATATTAATTGGAAAATACGTTTATTGGTCAAAGTATTTAAAACACTTTGTGGATTATTGTGAGTACTTTCGTCAGAAGTGTCTTCGTGTGGCAAATAAAAAGCCTTTGATCCATCTAAATAGAAAATCAAAGGCTGTTCTAATGGCAAATCCGTATCAAGTGTTCTGTACTCAGCACCAACTGAAGGAATTCGATATTTAACTGCTGGTGCTCCCTTTGGATCATCAGTAGACATGTCTGTATTGACACTATTATCCAATACCATTAATTTTCTCCTTTCTCATCTTCGTCACTCATTCGATCAACTTTCTCATTAATCTTAGAATCGTAAATTTTATCATTATAATCAGGATTACCCGTAAATCCTTGAGCAAAATTGGAATTTGGTTGAGGTCTATCACCAATATAGTGATTGAGATTATCAATCTGCCTTTGGATATACTTCAATTTCCCGTCTACTTCTGATTTTGAGTAGTATCTTTCATCGATTAATTTAGAAATTGATTGAGTTAATTCAGATAATTGTTCATCAGTTAATTGTTTGAAAAACTTAATAATTGAATTTTCATTGTCTGCTTGAACAGCTTGATTTTTTAGCAATAAATTGATTGCCTTTTCGACTGTCTCAATGTTGTAGCTATTCGAATGAAACATCGAAGGCCCTACTAATTCTTGAGTTAGTCGGTCTAAATGAACTTGATTGCCGTCAAATCCGGTAATGTTTTGTAGATTTGGAAATTTCAATACTTGCTTCAAATCAATCAATTTGTAATGCTTTACTACTGTTCTACCAGCTTGATCATTACCAATAACTTCAGTAATTTGATTATTAGCCTGATCGATGTAAGTAGTGCCAGTCTTAGATGTTGGCGTTATTTGATTGTTAGGCAGTCTACCATACTCAATCAATTGGACATCCTGATGTAAGTCTGGAGAATAAAATTGACTTGTTCCATCATATCCTTGCATTAACTCCCCTCCTGACTTTCTAATTTTCTTATTTTTGCTGATAATTTTTGAACTTCTTTAGTAAGAAGCTTATTATTTCTGTTTGATAATCGTATCTTGTCCGACATGTCATAATTGATATTGGTTCTGGACACTGTTGAATTATCCAGAGTCAATGTCATAGGTGAATCGTTTGTTAAAGGATTACCGCTCACACCATTCAAAGTAATCATTGTTTGAATTCCTAAAGGCTCTGCATTCAAATAGCTTGTGTCACCTAATTTCAACGTATCATCTTGAAAACTCACGTTGATTGTTAGTTCAACAATTGGCTCCGTCTGCATAACTGAATCAGCATATTTTTTCATCGCAGCTGCATCTTTAATTTGGTCATTAGTAATATCTTCACCGATTATCAAACCGTGTTTAGCACTAGATTTAGCGTTGTAGTAAAAAAACGGCTCGAAGTAGTATTTAACTTCGTCTGTTTCTGTCTTAGCTGTGTCATCCGTTGCAGTTTCTACTGCAGTCGGTTCAACATCAGTATCACCATCGAAATTGATATCATCGGCACATACCCATTCATTTGTAGCAACCTGGTACCAAGTTTTCCCACCGTATCCATCTGATACAGTTCCATTGATTTTCCACTGTGTACCATTGTCCAAAACTCTACCAGTAATCTCATGTTGTCCGGAATATGGGGAATCATATATCTTAGCTGAGGTTGGTGCTGTGGTAGTTTCATCATCCCCACTGCCAGTTGTTATGTCAGCGGCTTTGATAGTACCTTGCCCCCAAGTTTGCTCAACAACATGGCTTTCTGGTTTGATATCGTCAGACTTATTAAAAGGCATATATTTCGAATTGATCCATGCATTAATTCCAACCCGATACCAAATTACGCCATCAATAGAAACCTGTTCATCAACTGCCCATTTAGAGCCGTTTGGCAGTTTTTGACCTGTTAAAGAGCTATTTCCAACTGGTGAACTATAAACGGGAGCACCGCCATCTTCCATCGTTGAGATAGTCCCTCTGGCGTTACCGGTTGAGGTAGCTGCTGAAGTACTTCCACCACCGCTAGTAGTACCCGTGGAATCAGATGAGGCACCACCATCAGCGGTAGTGTTATGTTCATCATCAACCGTAGCACCGTAAAGCATGGCACCATTAACAATTGAAGTAGAATCAACAGATAATTCGATGTCATTCGTGTTATGCGACCAAATATATTGTTTATTATTAATATTCTTATAACTATTGCTATCAAAAATCATGACTGTTTTACCGTCCGGATACCACTTGGCACCATATGAATCGACAGCCTTCTGAACTGCATCAAGTCCGGAACAATTACCCCAATCGGTGATATCAATATTGTTGAAGTTACCATTGATTTGATAGGTAAAACCGTTTGTATTGTACTGACTACCAAAGATAAAACTCAGCATTGAATCAATAGAATAGCTTTGACTTCCCTTATTGACCTTGAATTGTCTGAAATTCTGAATATTGAAGATCTCATGTGTAGCAGTGACATCTTTAGTAACAAGGTCATCAATGTATTTAGGTACACTCTGCTTGATTTGATAGCGTTGGCCATCAAATACGATATACGTATCATTTTCCAACATATCGAAAGACACGCCGTCATGATCATTAAGATAGGCAGTGAAAGACACTTGAAAACTAGAACTCACTTGCCAATCGACTTGAAAAGAATCTTCATTTAGACACGTCAACCATTCTTCTTTCTGGCCATCAAATGATTGAATGTAAATTTTGTGTCCGTTAAAAGCCATTAGAAATAAATGAAGTAAAACTCAAAAGAGATATCTGAATTTGATAGGCCAGAAATTTCAAACTCGTTATCGCCTTTTGCAAGTGAAATTGTTCCATGATTGCTGTTAATCCCATCGGGTTGGCCATTAATATATGGATTAACACCATTAAGAATCAATTCATCATTTGTACTTAAAACTCGATTATAGGTAAATACTTCTCCTGTAGTCTTATTGGTAAGGGTTGGCGAACCAACGCCTGTAATGTGAATTTTTAGTACGTGATCTTGCCCTAATGGGTCAATTCTCACAGAACTAGGATTATAAATAGAAAACTTCTTTTCTTTGGACTCGAAGGAAATATCTTTATTAGGTATTCCCATGCCAAATGAAAAGAAGTTTTTATTTTTAAATATTTCTAGTGACGTTCCAACACTCTCACGCATTCCAGTGTAATTATTAAATGTAATAATCAAGCTGGCTTGATGTTCATTGAAATACGTTGGAGCAAATACTTTAGTTTTAACCCGATATTTGAAAGTCGGTTCGTTTCCGAATACAATCCAAAAGCCACTGCGAGTCATAAAGAAATTATGCAATTCAGAATATAACATTCTGAATTCTGTTTCATTTTCTCCATCTACCATCCAGGTAGAATTGATATCTCTACTATCAAAATTAGATGATGTTAAATGTTGACCATCTCTAGTATTAATTTTCTGGAAGTTATCAATAGGATTTGCTTGAGCAACATCCCAATCATAGCAATGAACCCCAAACAAATCTTGAACGTCATAATATGATTTCCAATTGACACCGTCACTACTAATGGCCACTTCAATTGGATCTTCAGGTAAAGATGATAGACTATCTCGCCCATGGCTGAATCCGTATGCATGTGGCTTTGGATTAGTCAATTCATCCTTAAATACTTGATTTGTCATTATTGTCTCATCCCTCTCTGATAAGCATAAATATCAGTATCACGTCTATTTTGCTGATTCAAGTTGCTTGATGTACGTGCAATATTTACTTCTGGTTGGAAGTCCTTTCCATTGATTGAACCAAGCAAATTGATAACACTATCCAGCTTTCTACCAATGTCTGAAGAAATATTACTTGTTATGTTTGATGACATTCTAAATTCTGGATGGAAGTCTGCCATTCTACCAATCAAATCGCCAAGAAGTGGAATGGCGGAAGGTTTAGATGGATTAATAGCAAACTCATCACCATCTTCACCGATAATGGCACTTGTAGCATTAAATACATGACCACCGTTGGCCATTAATCTTGGACCACTAGGACCTGAAGCTTGCCCACGCCATTCGCCATATTTTCCGTTATATCCCATACCCATATCAGAACGCCATGTAGCATCATTAAATAATGCAATTAATTGGTCAAAGGCACTATGGATATTAGTGTGACCCGGCATGGCGTAATGCATGAATGTTGGTTCTATATATTGAAGAATACCGGTTGATGGGTGGCCAGCTTTAGCATTGCTATCCCAATTATTTGTGATATTAGGATCACCACCAGATTCATTAGCAATGATTCTTTCAATCATATCAACATTAAAATCGGTAATTGATTGATGCATATAAGCAGCGGCAGCTTTAATCATTGGACCGTATGCAGTAGCAGGCATTTTGCCAGAAACTGTGACTGATTGAAGTTGTTTCTTGAAGCTTTCAGCCAAGCTCTTAACCTTATCAGCAACAGCTTTAACAATTCCATGACCAGTAGCAGGTCCCATTTTGCTTGAAAATTCTTCTTTAGCAAATTTACCATTTGTGACTGATTCGAATGCCTTAGATAAATTCCCAACAGGGTCTTTAATAAAGTCCTTAGCAAATTTAATACCTTTTTCGATATCTCCACCAATTTCTTTCATCTTAGAAGATACCCAAGAGCCTACGCCACTAGCCGCATCAGATATTCCGTTTTTGGCCATATCAAAGAAATTAGATAAACTATCTCCAATACCATTTTCATAGTGAGGAATTAAACCAGTTTCAACATATGGTCTTGCTGCTTGAGCAGGTAAAACTGATGAACCTTGTGGTAATGGCAGTACAACATTTCTTTGTTGAGGCGAGAACATATGTCCATTTGGTAATTTAACAATTTCACGATAAACACTAGAGTGAGCATCATTAATCTTTGCTAATCCACCTCTGTGGTAATTGGATCCAGTTTCAAGAGTCTTAATTTTTCCTAAGCTCTTTCCACCGAACATTTTGATAACGCCATTGATAGCTCCAATACCTGAATTAACGATTCCAATGATTCCATTCCAGGAATTTTTAGCAATATCCTTTAATCCATCAAAAATATTTTTGAATGTGTCAGATACTCCTTGCCAGACTGAGTGCCAAGCTGATTTGAAGTTAGAACTGAAATCAGACCACCAAGAATTCATACCACTTGAAAAATTGCTATACCATTTAGATAATCCACTGAACTTCTTACTAAAGTATGAACCTACGCCAGACCAAACTGAGTTCCAAGATTTTGAGAAACCAGAGCTAAATCCTGACCACCAATCATCCATGCCGGCACTCCAAGAATCTGCATTCTTTTGGGCTTCATTGAATTTCTCTTTTAAATCCTTAGCCCATTTAGATTTTTTGACTGACTTAGACATGTTAGACATCTGTTTACCAACATCATCAGATGATTTCTGAATAGATTTGGACATGTCTGACATAGTATTGGACATATCTTTGGAGAATTTCTTCATATCAATAGCTTTAGAAATTTTCTTCCAAGATTTTTGCCAGCTTTTAGCTATTGGATCAAAGATTTTACCGAGCCATTTTGTTAGTCCATTCCAATCTTTCTTGATTGATTTAACCAATGAAGAAATTGATTTTTTAATTGGCTTAACAAGTGGCTTAGTTATCTTCACACCAATACCAACGGGGAAAGCTAAAGCATATAGTGCTAACTTACCAAAGCCTTTCATCCCTTTAACGATGCCTTTAACAATATCACTACCAATTTTGGCAGTATTTTTAGTAAATGACTTAAAGCCTTTTTGAAAATCCTTAACTAAATTAGATGCCCATTTTTGAATGGATTTACCTACTTTAGTATCTTTTAGAATCCAGGCACCAACGCCAGCAAATGGATTAACCAGTGTCAGTAGTATTTCTTGCTTGTGTTTCTTACCAAAACTAACAATTCCTTTAGCCCATTCGGCTACAGCATCTCCAGCTTTTCTTGAGTAATAACCAGCCTTTTGAATAATTCCTTTTGGTGGCTTTGCACCACGTCCAGCTTTATTCCATCCATCAGTAAACTCTTTAGCAGCTTTACCACCATATTTACCAATTACACGGCCTAACATAGCGCCAGCAGCTTCACCGGCCGGACCACCTAGCATGAATCCAACACCACCACCAATGGCAGTACCGGCAGCCTTACCAAATCCTTCAAATTTCTTTTCTGGATTTTTAGCTTTAATAGCACCGACAATATCTAATCCAGCACTAGCAGCAATACCGGCAGTAGCCACGCCAGTCCCAATTTTGGCACCTTTAGACATACTGCCAATATTAACTTTTGAGAATTTACCGCCTTGAGTTACTTTGCTTAATAGATCTTTTAAGCTAAGCAATTGCTTCTTTGTTTCTGCAATTCCTTCAGTACCGAATCTGAATACAGTTTTCTTGTTTTCTCCAGATCCGATAACTTTAGTTAGCAGGCCACCACCTTTTGACTGAATGCCCGCCAATTTTAGCAGTGGGTCAAATGCACCCTTAGCCATTTTGAATGTTTTCATGGCAACAAGATAACCAGCAATAGCCTTAATGGCCGTTTTATGTTTAGCAATACCTTTTAAGGCATCAGCAACTGCATGTAGTGGATCACTTGCATCTTTAGAGCTGTCTTTCATTAATCCTAAGCCACTACCAATTGTAGTGATAATAGAACCAGCATCTTTCCAGATTGCATTAAGAAATACTTTTAGGATTTCATTCAAACTACTACCGACAGTCTTCAAATCTTTAGCATGGTCAGTAATGTAGCCAAAAAATACTTTGAATCCTTTATTAACTGAATCGATACCCCTATTCAGGTTTGCTGCAAAGTCCTTTTGTCCGCCAGTACCACCAGAAAGAGCACTCATGGCATCAGACATCCCACTTGATATTGTTTTACCTAAGTCGCTGAATTTATCTTTTGTGCGCTTGTCAGCAACCCAATCAGATACAGTTTTGTAAATTGGATTTTGTGCATTTAAAAATGGCTCAGTGAATGCTGATAGTAAAACAGGAACTTGACTTTGGATAGTACGCTTCATACCAGCAATTGTGGCACTAAAGTTCTTTGTAGCCTTGCCATACTTGGTTGCAGTGTCTTCCAAAACTTTATCCATTGTATCAGATGAAACCTTGCCGGCTGAAATCATATCGTTCAGCTGTTTCATGGTTAAATCTTTGTTACCAGTCATCTTCTGCTCGGTCTTAAGTAGCTCAATTCTCAACTTAGGAAAGACATTAACAAAAGACATCATATCTTGAGCTGAAACCTTGCCATTTGCAACCATCTGACCCCACTGAGTTCCGAAGTTCTCAACTTCATCATCAGTTTTACCGAATGCATCCTGTAGTGTTAATACTGAAGTCGTCAATTTCTTAGTCGTTGCAGCACTATCATTAACCGAATAGAATTTCTGATTCAATTGATCAACCATGTGAGTCGAGTTATTAGCAGCTATGGCCATTTTATTGGTCATATCTACCATTTTTTGACCATCTTTAGCGTTACCGGTCAAAGTTTTCCAAGTAGCATTCATAGTTTGTTGTGCATTGGCGTATTCCATCGCCGCTGAAGTTGCGGACTTCAAACCACCAACGATTGACATGAGTCCAGTCGTCATCATGGATCCAACAAAACTACCTGCTAGGATAGATTTAAATTGACTTGTTTTTTCTTTAGCCTTATCAATATGGCTACTAAAATTACTTAGAGCACTGTTACCACTGTTAACATCAGCATCAACTTTGGTATTCACATGCTTAGGAATCTTGTCAGTTTCACGAATGAAGTCATCAACATCATGTGTATCAGCTATCGCATCGAGCTTTGTACGTGCTTCTTTAGGCACCTTTTGATAGTACTGCTCAAAGGTAGTGAAGCCTTCCTTTTCAGCCATAGCCTTTAATGTGGATTGTTGACTACGTGGCAGACTTTCCAAATCATTCTTAA comes from Companilactobacillus pabuli and encodes:
- a CDS encoding tape measure protein, with protein sequence MSDIVVNKIINFKGTDQLTPTANKVKEAIDGIKDKKVKLGATPEEQGITSFGQKLQGLPKDVQTTLKAMAEKNGFDTFEGYMKTVPKDKYTQLKANVEKGGFQAFKNDLESLPRSQQSTLKAMAEKEGFTTFEQYYQKVPKEARTKLDAIADTHDVDDFIRETDKIPKHVNTKVDADVNSGNSALSNFSSHIDKAKEKTSQFKSILAGSFVGSMMTTGLMSIVGGLKSATSAAMEYANAQQTMNATWKTLTGNAKDGQKMVDMTNKMAIAANNSTHMVDQLNQKFYSVNDSAATTKKLTTSVLTLQDAFGKTDDEVENFGTQWGQMVANGKVSAQDMMSFVNVFPKLRIELLKTEQKMTGNKDLTMKQLNDMISAGKVSSDTMDKVLEDTATKYGKATKNFSATIAGMKRTIQSQVPVLLSAFTEPFLNAQNPIYKTVSDWVADKRTKDKFSDLGKTISSGMSDAMSALSGGTGGQKDFAANLNRGIDSVNKGFKVFFGYITDHAKDLKTVGSSLNEILKVFLNAIWKDAGSIITTIGSGLGLMKDSSKDASDPLHAVADALKGIAKHKTAIKAIAGYLVAMKTFKMAKGAFDPLLKLAGIQSKGGGLLTKVIGSGENKKTVFRFGTEGIAETKKQLLSLKDLLSKVTQGGKFSKVNIGSMSKGAKIGTGVATAGIAASAGLDIVGAIKAKNPEKKFEGFGKAAGTAIGGGVGFMLGGPAGEAAGAMLGRVIGKYGGKAAKEFTDGWNKAGRGAKPPKGIIQKAGYYSRKAGDAVAEWAKGIVSFGKKHKQEILLTLVNPFAGVGAWILKDTKVGKSIQKWASNLVKDFQKGFKSFTKNTAKIGSDIVKGIVKGMKGFGKLALYALAFPVGIGVKITKPLVKPIKKSISSLVKSIKKDWNGLTKWLGKIFDPIAKSWQKSWKKISKAIDMKKFSKDMSNTMSDMSKSIQKSSDDVGKQMSNMSKSVKKSKWAKDLKEKFNEAQKNADSWSAGMDDWWSGFSSGFSKSWNSVWSGVGSYFSKKFSGLSKWYSNFSSGMNSWWSDFSSNFKSAWHSVWQGVSDTFKNIFDGLKDIAKNSWNGIIGIVNSGIGAINGVIKMFGGKSLGKIKTLETGSNYHRGGLAKINDAHSSVYREIVKLPNGHMFSPQQRNVVLPLPQGSSVLPAQAARPYVETGLIPHYENGIGDSLSNFFDMAKNGISDAASGVGSWVSSKMKEIGGDIEKGIKFAKDFIKDPVGNLSKAFESVTNGKFAKEEFSSKMGPATGHGIVKAVADKVKSLAESFKKQLQSVTVSGKMPATAYGPMIKAAAAYMHQSITDFNVDMIERIIANESGGDPNITNNWDSNAKAGHPSTGILQYIEPTFMHYAMPGHTNIHSAFDQLIALFNDATWRSDMGMGYNGKYGEWRGQASGPSGPRLMANGGHVFNATSAIIGEDGDEFAINPSKPSAIPLLGDLIGRMADFHPEFRMSSNITSNISSDIGRKLDSVINLLGSINGKDFQPEVNIARTSSNLNQQNRRDTDIYAYQRGMRQ